ATGGCATTGGCAAGTGTCTGCACGGTGAAGTAAGTCTGCTGACGATCTCCAGTACCCCGGAGGCCGACCACCAGTCCGTACCCCACGAGTTGGTTATCGCGAACGCCTTCAATGTCCGTGATGTCACGCAAGAGTACTTGCCGTTCCGGCTGGGTGGCAAGAGCGAGCGGAGCGAACGAGAGCGCAAGCAGGCCAAGGAATAGAACGTGTGTAATCCGGATTAGGAGATGGGAGCGGAGGGAAAGTTTCATGAAGTTAGAACCCGAAGAGCCATAGAACAGCGCGAGTCAAAGCGTTAGGAGGACGGACACTATCCGAGATGATGCCCTTGCCCTTCATCTCAATCTCTAGATTGCTGAGCGATGAAGACGGAATGGTGTTGTTCGAGCTGATGTCACCAGGCCGGACGATACCGCGGATCACCAGATCCTCATGCTGGTTGTTCATGGAGATCTGGCGCTCGGCCTCGATCACCATGTTTCCATTTGCGAGCACTGCGATGATCTGACCGGTCAGGCTGGTCGCAAACGTGGTATTCGAAGCAGTCGCTCCGGAGCCCTTCAAGGTCGTCGCTGAATTCGCCGCAAAGAGAGGGTTGGTAGCATTTGTCGAAACGCCCCCCGGAAGACCGGTGATCGCAGACGCAGTATTGAAAGCCCTTGAACTGTTCACGTTTCCGCTTTGAGCGGCAGTCGTTTGTACTGAAACTTGTACAACGATCGTGTCGTTGACATTGCGAGCACGGTAGTCAGAAGAGAGATCGCCCAATGAATTTGCCGCCGCCCAAAGGCTGCCCATAGTTCGAGCATCAGGCGGTGGCATGTACTGCTCATGGAGACGTGTCAGGTAATCTGCTCGTAGTTCCTGAGCAGTTTTCTTCACCGGCTTGATCCCTGCGTATCCAGGAATTGCCGTAATCAGGACAAGCGAGAACAACAGTACTCGTCTCATATCAAAAGCTTCCTTTCAACAAGGTAGGCGTGACGATCTCAGCCACATAGGCCTGCTTGCGATCTGGCGTGGTGACCCGCACTTTGTCACCCGTGATTCCACCGTCGAGACAGACGACTCGCAAGCGAACATGCACGCGATCGTGATCCATCATGAGCATTGCGGCCGAGCCGACTCGCAAGGTGGTGGGTGCGGAAGAACGCGTCGATGAATCAGAGGCAGGAGCCCCCGAGGAAAGCAGAAGATTCGGCTGCTTTGAACGCCCCTCTTGTTTCACCGAAGCAGGCAGCACCAGATTAGGAGACGTTTCCGGCCACACCGCATTCACATAAAACGGCAAGCATTCCCTGTGATCCCGGCAGCTCATTTTGAGTTGGGCGGTATGGTTGTTTACCAGAGCGATCGTTTGAATTTCCAGGACTGGAGCTGAAACAGCTGCGGTGATCGGCGCTGAAAGAATAACCTTCACACCCTCTACAGGAAGCTGACGCACCTGCATCGCTGCGATAATTTGGTCGGGAGTCAGCGGGAAACGGATGTCTACTTTCTGAGCGGCAGCCCACACAGCATTTGTAGCCGCTAGTGCGGCACAGAGAAGACGACAGAGGTACAAGTTGCTCTTACCCAATTTCATGCGTAGCCCCTACTGCGAAAGCTGGTTGAGTTGCTGCATCATTTCGTCTGCCGCCTTGACGACACGGGAGTTGGACTCATAGGAGCGCTGCGCGACGATCATCTCTACAAACTCGTCGACGACGCTCACGTTTGAAGCTTCGAGTGTTCCCTGCTGAATCGTTCCAAGACCTTCAGAGCCACCGGGCGTACCGATGATCGGATCTCCGGAAGCGGTGGTGGCAAGGTAGATGTTGTTCCCCACGCTGTTCAAGCCGCCAGGGTTTACAAACAGTGCCATCTGAATGCTGCCGATCTGCGCGCTCTGCGTCGTCCCGGGCTGTACTACGCTGACCGTGCCATCGCTGCCAATCGTAATATTGGTCGCGTCCGGGGGAATGGTGATCGCCGGCTGCAAAGGATTGCCGTCCGCTGTAACAACATTCCCGGTGGAGTCCATGTGGAATGAGCCAGAACGCGAATAACCGGTCTGCCCGTTCGGAAGAAGAACCTGGAAGAAGCCGCCGCCGGAGATGGCGAGGTCCAGAGGATTACCCGTTGAATTGAAATCGCCCTGGGTCTGGATGGTTTCTGTCGAAGTGGGTCGAACGCCGAGACCGACTTGGAGACCGGCTGCATTGGTCGTCTGCTGGGTTGCGGCAGAGCCCGGGGATGTTGTGTTCTGGTAGAGCATGTCTGAAAATGCCAGCCGACGCTGCTGGAAGCCTGTGGTGCTGGAGTTCGCCAGATTATTGGCGATGTTATCTAGATTGAGTTGCTGAGCCGTCATACCGCTCGCCGCTGTATAGAGTGCACGAATCATAGTAAGAGCCTTTCTGTAACGGTTTAGGGTTAGCTAACGCGAGGGAGATCCTGCGCGGCAGTCTTATCAATCTCTGTATCGATCATGGTCATGGCATGCCGCATCCCTTCAGCAGCACGCTGTGCGTTGATCAGTTCAATCACGCTGGCAACCGGGTTGACGTTCGATCCCTCCAGCATGCCCTGGCGCACCTCCGACTTCGACGCTGCAACAACGTCTTTATCCGGCACCGTGTAGTAGCTGCTGCCCATACTTTGAGGGTCTGCCGTGGCGGAGAACTCGACGAGCTTCAGCTTGCCGGCAATGGCGCCATTTGCGGAGATCGTGCCGTCTGCGCTGATCGTGACGCTGGAGTTGCGAGGTATGGTGATCGGACCATTCTCTCCGAGGACTGGTTCACCCGTGGCAGTGATGAGTTGCCCTTGCGTGGAAACCTGTAAGCTCCCGTTCCGCGTGTAAGCGTTTCCGCTGGCCGTCTTTACAGTAAGGAAGCCAGGACCGTCGATGCCTACGTCGAGGTCACTGCCGGTGCGTGCCAGCGATCCTTGCTGCATATCCAGATGAGATCCGCCCAGAAGGCCGTAGCTGTTCGTAGCTTCGTTGAGTTGCGATGCAAGTGGCCGACCGGACCCCGCCAGCACAGAGCTAAAAGTAGTATGCCGAGCCCTGAAGCCGCCTGTGCTGCTGTTCGCAAGATTGTTGGCGATTGTATCCAAGGCGTCGGTGCGCGCCATCAGCGCCGTGCATGCTGCGTAAAGTCCGCTATCCATGAAGAATCCTCATGCATAGACTTGTTGCAACCTACGGGCCAATTGAAAACGGCAGAATTTGCCTACTAAAACACCCAATGTGCAGACTTTAGCTCGCTGTCTGAGTCGAAAGTGAGAAGAAGAACTTACTGACTAAGTAGATGAACAAATCTTGCTCTAATCTTCTTGGCCAGGACCTACTTGGCTATCTAATCCTGAAATGCGGCTGGTTCTGACTTGATAGCAACCGCCTGGGCCATCTGCAATATTTCTCCCCACCGGGATGAACTTGCCGGGCTCTGGAGTTCCTGGATGGCACAACAAAAATAGGTCGGGAGATGCCAGTAATCCGCCAACATGACCCCAACTGCGCTGTGTTCAGCCGACGAGCCGGTATCGTTGTTCCAGCCAAGGATATGCGGCAGGGTCCCCAGTTGTGAAAGCAACCCCACTAGGTATGCCTCTTCCGGCGACAGCCCATCCACACACTTCGCGAGCTCTCTGGCGCATTGAGCAACCCGGCGCCAGTATTCCCAATGCGCCAAGACATGGCTGCTTTGTGGGATGCTCAGCGCGCACACGACTTCGTACCATCGGTTTGAATTAAAGCTGACGATGCAGTCTTCGATACGAGTCGGGCGGTCCTCATCATTGGGATACTCTTCGCCAATCAGGCGTAGCAGCTGAAGAGTTGCACCTGGGTCCGAAAGAATGACCTCTGACACGGCGCTGAGATCGATCGACGGCTCCTGCAGCAACAACTCCAAACGCAACCTTGTCGTCATCATCGTTGGGATATTCGGCAACGAATCCAACAAACGGTTCGGGCTCGAGCTGCTTAGTATATCTGAAATGTATAAACTCGTTTCAACAACTGCGTACTGATCTTCTTGCATGAAGCCCTCAGCCGTCGACGGTCTAGTTCACTATCGGTACTTTTGCGCCAGACTTTTAGCTGGCCGCCAGACTTTCGTGTGGAGGCGCGTTACTTTCTCAGGCAGTGACTTGTTGAAGCACCTGTGTGATTCGCATTCCATAGTTTCCGTCGATGATAACCGCTTCACCACGTGCGACAACCTTGCCATCGAGCACAAGCTCTACCGGTTCATCAACCTGGCGGTCCAATTCAACGACAGAACCGCTGGTCAGATCGAGCACTTCACGCAATGACAACTGCCGCTGCCCGAAGCGTAGGGTGACGTTCAGTTCAACGTCTAGCACCAAGTTCAGATTTGACGTTGATGTTCCAGTCACTTCGGGAAAGGAGAAAGTTTGCGCGGAGGCATTTTGATAGGTCGTCACAAGCTGCTGATCAAAGAAGAGGAGAATTGACACCCGAATTTTCGTACCCTCTGCCTCAAGGAACAGCTCGGCGAGACGATCGGTTGGAAGCTCGGGTGCACTCATGCGCTCAACCTGAACTGTCACGGGCGACTTCTGTGAGAGATGCTGGCAAAGCTCGTTGCAGGATGCCTCGAAGATACTCGACAACGCCATCGCGTGTTCATCACCGAAGGCGTCAGTATCATCGAGCATGTCCTGCAGTCCAAGCGTGACAACTTCGGCGTGACGCAACAGCGCAAACCCTTGGCCTGATACCTCCCCGCTGAACGTGCATCGAAAGATTACGGCATCTTCCAAAGCGGGCGCCGTCGGGACTGGTTCAGTAGAAAGCGCTAAATGCCAAGTTGAGGTGCAGGCATCCGAAAATGGCTTTGCCAGCGCACCGCAAAATAGAGATTCAAGCGTTTTCGTGGAGCTGATTTCAGGAGCCTGCATGATGTTCTTCCTCTTTCGCTTCAACATCCGTGTGTTTGGAATGAATGGCATTCATAAGTTGCATGGCTTTATTGTTGCCCTGGCGAACAGGCAGCGCCTCATAGTAGGTCTTGCCCTCCAAGGTCAGCTTTCCCGGCATCGACACTGGAGCCGATAACATGAGAACGCTCCCTACCTCGATGCGCGCCAGATCGCGGACGGGCACCTTGAGATTCGGGATGTCTCCTGACAAAGCGAACTGACAGTCCAATATTCTCTTTTGAAGCTTGGGCAGCGGCATGTAAACCACCCCGCCGGTCTTACCGGTCGAGTCAGCCCTGATATTGCGCACCAGATGGCTTGCCATCGAGGCCTGGAACGCAATGTAAAGTGCGCCTGTCACTCCTGCGACGCTCACCTCGAAGTGAATCCGCAAGACCTTTTCAGTGGGCGGGAAGACACGGTGAGCGAGATTTGGCTTGACGCATTTTCCTGGTGTCAGAACAAAACCCACTGGCTGCCAGGCTCGTTCAATCTGTTGAGCGATCAGAGAACCCACGCCTTCCATGATCTCCTCATCAATCTCAGTCAATTCTCGTGCGGACTCCGGGTTCTTGCCCGAGCCACCAAGAAGAAGATCGATGACCGTAAACATCAACGAGCTATCCATTTCCAGCAAGAGAGTGTTTGAAGAGGGCTTCGCGGAGCAGGGCAGCATGTACGCTGCAGACATGCAGGTAGCCTTGAAATCCTCCATCGAGAATTGCTCTAAATGAATGAGTCGAACTTCAAGGCCTGTTCCGAGGTACACATCCAAGGAATTGGTGAGATTGCGGGCCAGAGTTTCATGCACCGTTGTCAATGTTCGAGCGCTCTCGTTGGAGAGGCGGCCGGCTGAACGGAAGTTACATGGAAGAACGGTTGAATTTGCGCTCATTGCGTGCGGAGAAGATTTGCCTTGAATTGTTTTCATCTTGCCCTCTGAAGCTGTACGGTTTCGGCAGACTTGAGCACGGCTCGAGGGCCTACCCCCTTGGGCTTCGACACGTCTTCCGGTGCAAGATGTCCCAGGGCAGCCTTCAGCTTGGCCAGAACCGCAGAGTGGATCTGCGAGACACGTGAGACTGCCAGGCCGACAACCTCGGCAACTTCTTTCATCGTCAACTCTTCACGGTAGTAAAGCGAAAGAATCAGTTGCTCGCGCTCAGAGAGTTCTGAGATGGCACGAATGAGATGAGCCTTTGACTCCGCCTTGGCATACATCTCGAACGGGTTATCCCAGCTGCTCGGCGCCGACTCGATCAGGTCGTGCGCCGTCTCACCTTCAAAGGAAGACGTTACCTCTTGTCCCACCAGGTGTAGACCATTGAGTTGCGTCTGAATCTCATTGAGGTCGGCGATGGTGAGACCAAGTTCAGCGCTGATCTCTTCCTTGCTGGGCGACCTCCCGAGGGCGCCTTCAAGCTTCAGAGTTGCTTCGGCTATCTCACGGGCTTTACGACGGATTCCACGTGAACCCCAGTCGAGGGCACGCAAGCTATCGAGGATGGCACCCTTGATCCGAAACTTTGCAAAGGTCTTGAATTGCGCGTTCTTCGTGTTATCGAATGTGCGATAAGCCTCGAGAAGACCGATGACTCCCGCATGGACGAGGTCGCCCAGTTCCACATGCTGCGGAAGGCGCTCCATCATGCGTGATGCGATGTAATGCACCTGGGGAAGCTCCTGCAGAATGAGTTCATTGCGTTCTTCGAATCCGCCTTCTTCTTCGGCGATCATCTTGTAAATCGTGTGCGCTGATGCCATTCGCTCTCCTACATTTACTACTTAGCCTGACTGCTTTCGATCTATCGAACGACTCCCAACGATTGCACCAAAGTCATTGGCGGTATCTCACTGGGGGAGATCACAACCACCTTCGGAATGAACGGCTCAAGCAGCCGGCGAAGGTAAAAACGGCCGGGTGAAGAGCAGAGCAAGACAGGCGGTGCGTCGCCGATTGAATCTCCAAAAGTCGCTCGCAAACTATCTAGCACGCGGCGTGCCACATTGATCTGGAGAGCGCTTGAGGAAAGCTGACCGGCCTGCATATTCGCTGCTCGGGCACACTCTTCCTCGATCGAGCTGTCCAGCGTGACTACTCTGAGCTCCCCTCGCGGATCTAGAAGTGGGCGGATTAGCGCTCTTCCCATTGCCTGGCGCGCTGCTTCCACAAGTGCAACCTGATTCTTGTTCGTCGTAGCCGTATCGACCATTGACTCCAGAATGGTGCCGAGATCCCGGATCGAGACCTGTTCACGGAGGAGCTGCTGCAAAACCTTTTGCACCTCCCCGAGGCTCATAAGCTTGGGGACGAGCTCTTCAATGAGTTTTGGATGAGAGTCGTTGAGCCGATCTATGAGACGTTTCGTCTCAGAACGCGTGAGAAGCTCATAGGCGTTGCGCTTGATGAGTTCAGCAAGATGAGCTGCCAGGACAGACGTTGAGTCCACCACTGCATACCCCGCCGCAATGGCCTGGGCCTGCAACTCCCGGCTGATCCATTTGGCAGGCACATCAAACGCAGGCTCCCGGGTCTCTTCACCAGGCAGATTTGGAACCCCAGTATCTGAGCTGATTGCGAGAAGAAAACCTCGACGCAACTCCCACCGAGCAATCTCAACACCACGAAGATGAACGACGTACTCCCCTTCGCGCAGGGAAAGGTTATCGGTGATGTGGATTGAAGGGACAAGAAATCCCAACTGCTGGGCAAGACTCTTGCGCAATGCCTTGACTCTGGAGAGCAGCTGGCCGCCCTGTTTAGCATCTACAAGAGGAACCAAGCCGACGCCCACCTCCAGCATGAGTTCGTCAAGCTTCAGGACGGAGTCCATGGCTTCAGCCGCCGAAGCGGCCGTTCCGACCTTAGCTGCGGTAGGCGAGGATACCTCAACCGATTCGAGCTCTTCGAATGGCTTCTCGACCTTCATCTTGTACGCAGCGAACATCATGGCGCCGGCTACGGGAAAGAAGGCCAGCTTGGGTAGGCCGGGGATGAGTCCCAGAGCACCTAGTACACCGCCACCAATCCAAAGCAGGCGGGGGCTATTGAGGATCTGCTTCCGGACGTTGACGCCGAGTGACTCCTTGGAAGCTGCCCGGGTCACCACAATACCGCCCGCAACGGAGACGAGCAACGAAGGCAAAATGGAGACCAGGCCATCTCCTACGGTGAGGATGGTGTAGGTCTTCAAAGCCTCCTGGAACGGAATCCCCTGCTGGAAGACGCCGATGAGGAACCCGGCAATGATATTGATCGCCATGATCAGGATCGTGGCCAGCGAGTCACGCTGGGAGAAGCGCGCCGCACCATCCATTGCACCGCAGAATTCTGCTTCGCGCGAGACGCCTTCGCGTCGCTTACGTGCTTGCTGCTCAGTGATAAGGCCGGCGTTGAGGTCGGCGTCAATCGCCATCTGTTTACCGGGCATCGCATCCAGCGTGAACCGGGCAGTGACCTCAGCGGTTCTGACAGCTCCGTGACTCACCACAAGGTATTGAATCGCAATGAGTGCAAGGAAGAGGACGAACCCGACGATGTAGTTTCCGCCGACTACAAACTGGCCGAAGGCTTCAATGACCTTACCGGCAGCCGAAGCGCCTTCATTCCCGTGCAAGAGGATCCGGCGGGTGCTCGCAAGGTCAAGGGAGAGACGAAGCAAGGTCAAAAGAAGCAAAAGACTTGGGAATACGGAGAACTCAACCGGCTTGAGAATCTGGACGGCGGTGAGGAGTACCAGAACAGAAGCTGTAATGCTGACGGTCAACATCAGATCCAGCAGGAAGCTGGGCAGCGGCACGAGCATGACGAAGACCATCGCCACGGCTGCGATTGGCACGACCCACTCGCCGGATGAACTGAGCATCTTGAGCAGGCCATTGCTCTGTTTTCCTGAAGGTATCGTAGATACGTTGATTGCGGGACTCATTGCCTGGCTCATCGTCTGACCAACTCTCCTGATGCATTGCGGTTGCGGCGCATGGCCTCTTGTTGACGGACTTCAGCCTGCGCGCGGAAGACGATGACGAGAATGTCAGCGACTGCCTGGTAGAGGGTTGAGGGTATGACCTCACCCACCTCCACCGTTTTATAAAGTGCCTGCGCCAGAGGCTTGTTTTCCAAAATCATGATCCCGTTCTCAGCGCCAAGCGCTTTGATTTGCTGCGCGAGTAGGTTCATACCCTTTGAAACAACCTCCGGAGCTGCCATCTCCGGGGTGTATCGCAGGGCAACGGCGTAGTGTGTAGGATTAGTGACAATGACTGTCGCGGTCGCGGCCGCCGCAAGGGCCTGCTTCTTCCGCATTCTTCTCTGCAGTCTGCGGATGCGGCTCTTGATCAATGGATTTCCATCGTTCTGCTTGTACTCTTCCTTGATCTCTTCCTTCGACATCTTGAGATCACCTTCCATCTTTTTCCAGGTGAGGAGATAGTCGACGCCAGCCCACGCCACGAGGACCAAGGCCGACTTCCAAGCGACTTCAAAGATCATGCCTCCAAGGGTTGTCACCAACTGGCGCAAGCCGAAGGATGACGCGCGGATCAGCATACCCCAGTTCGAACGGATACAGGCTTCCCCAATCCAGGCGATCGCTCCGAACGGCAACAGCGACTTGAGCATGTTGCTTACGCCGGCAAGCGAGAATATCTGTCCGACCTTGCTTGCAGGATTGAAGCGCTCAAATTTGAGCTGCATCGCCTCAGGTGCGATGCTGAGTCCGCCCTGGGCCAGACCCGCGGCCACTGAGAGCACCGTGGCCGACATCAGCACCGGGATGATCCAGCGGAAGACTTCAACCGAACCCCAGAACAAGATGGGACCGTTGCTTTCGAGATCGCTCGTCGAAGCCGTGTCCAGCATGGAGCGGTAGAATGTAGTCCAATGCGTCACCGCGCTTTGCGACATCATGCAAAGCGCGCCGATTGCCCCTGCTATGGCGAGAACACTCGGAAGTTCTTTAGACCGTGCGACCTGACCCTGCTCACGGGCCTTTTGCCGTCGTTTGGGTGTCGCTTCTTCTGTTTTATTCGAATCTGCCATTGTCGCCTACCGAGCCACAGCTGCCAGGTGAAGGAGACGATCGGCGAAGCCCATCGAATCGATAAAGAGAACGCGGAACATATCCGGCCAGTACTTGAGCGAGGTGAAGAGAATTGCAAGACCAAGGAGGCTCTTAACCGCGGGGCCAAGAAGCATGAGAGGAAGCTGAGGAGACGCCTTGCCGAGTAACCCGAGAACGATATCTGTGAGAAGAGTGGCTGAGAGTACAGGCGCGGCGATCTGGACTCCGATAGACAGGATCGCTGAACCAGCACCGATCAAGGTGAACATGAAGGGGCGCGAAAGCTGTGCTCCGCCGGGAGGCAAGTAGGTAAAGCTATTGCCAATAGCGCGAATCAACCAGAGGTGAACGTCCAGGCGTAGAAAGATGAGCATCGCAATCGACTGGTGGAACATCGCGATCACGGTGGTGTCCACCTGCGTATTGGGATCAAGGATGTTGATCAGTGAGTAGCCCATTTGGATGCTCAGGATCTGGCCAGCCATTTGAACCGCCTCAAATACAACTGACGTCGCGATCCCTATTGACACGCCGACCAGCAGTTCCCGAAAGACTAGTAAGGGCCAGTCATTCAGAGGCTGGGGCGTGAGGGAACGTGAGACCAGGGGATAGATCACGAAAGTAAGTGCCACGACGAGGACTGCTTTGATTCGAGCGGGGATGACAGCACTGCCGAGGAATGGCGCAAACAGCATCAGCCCCGAGAGTCGAACTCCGATGGCGAGAAAGGCTTGAATGATGTCTGCGAAGGGGATCTGCATTACTCGAGAACCTTGTGAAAGTCGGAGAAAAGCAGCAGTGTATAGGTGCTGATGTGGCGCCACATCCAAGGCATCAGAATGAAGAGCGTGGCTCCCGTCGCCAGAAGACGCGGGACCGTGGATAAAGTCTGATCCTGCAGGGATGTCAGAACCTGAATGATGTTGACCACGAGGCTGACCGCGATGGCGACCAGCAAAATGGGCGCGGTGAGGATAATTACCTCTTCCAACATCATTCTTCCCATGGCTACTACTGCGTCGGCTCCCATCAGTTGAAGCTCCTCATGAGTGAACTGATCAGCAGGTGCCATCCGTCTACCATCAGGAAGAGCAGCAGCTTGAGCGGAGTCGAGATAACGACGGGCGGAAGCTGCATCATGCCGACCGAGGTCGTGATGGACGCCACCACCATGTCAACAACAAGGAATGGCAGAAAGAGGACCGTGCCGATCTGGAAGCCGGCCTTCAGCTCCGAGAGGATGTAAGCCGGAAGCATGACGCGGAAGGAAAGGTCCTGCACATTGTGAGGGCGGGGCTCCTTTGCCAGTTCGAGAAAGAGTGCTACATCTTTGTCCCGGACATAGTGGGCCATGAACTGACGCATCGGCGTTCCGGCGCGCTCCAATGCTTGAAGGGGAGTGATCGTTCCTGCTTGCAGCGGGGTTACTGCGGTGTCATAGATCACTGCGCCAACAGGCTGCATGAGGAAGAAGGTCATGATCATCGACAGTCCGATCAAGGTCTGATTGGACGGCGTAGTCTGTAAGCCCAGCGCCTGCCGCAAGAAGTGAAAGACGATCAGTAGTCTTGCGAACGGCGTGATGCAAAGAAGCAGTGAGGGGATGAGCGATAGAAATGTTAGGAGGACGACGATAGTCCAGGGGGCGGACGCCCCCCCGAGGCCGGTGATCTGGAGACCGTTGGCATTGGCGGTTGCACCGGGTGCGTGGAGGAAGACGGAGCCGAGGGCAGCGATCATGAAGGCTGCTCCATTGAGACGGCGTCTTGCTGCTTGTCGAGGATCGCGAGCAGGGTGACGTTGCCGGCGGCGCCTCCAATGAGGAACTGAGCACCATCAACCTGAAGGATGG
This region of Granulicella tundricola MP5ACTX9 genomic DNA includes:
- a CDS encoding flagellar biosynthetic protein FliQ yields the protein MGADAVVAMGRMMLEEVIILTAPILLVAIAVSLVVNIIQVLTSLQDQTLSTVPRLLATGATLFILMPWMWRHISTYTLLLFSDFHKVLE
- a CDS encoding flagellar basal body L-ring protein FlgH; translation: MRRVLLFSLVLITAIPGYAGIKPVKKTAQELRADYLTRLHEQYMPPPDARTMGSLWAAANSLGDLSSDYRARNVNDTIVVQVSVQTTAAQSGNVNSSRAFNTASAITGLPGGVSTNATNPLFAANSATTLKGSGATASNTTFATSLTGQIIAVLANGNMVIEAERQISMNNQHEDLVIRGIVRPGDISSNNTIPSSSLSNLEIEMKGKGIISDSVRPPNALTRAVLWLFGF
- a CDS encoding flagellar motor switch protein FliM, translated to MKTIQGKSSPHAMSANSTVLPCNFRSAGRLSNESARTLTTVHETLARNLTNSLDVYLGTGLEVRLIHLEQFSMEDFKATCMSAAYMLPCSAKPSSNTLLLEMDSSLMFTVIDLLLGGSGKNPESARELTEIDEEIMEGVGSLIAQQIERAWQPVGFVLTPGKCVKPNLAHRVFPPTEKVLRIHFEVSVAGVTGALYIAFQASMASHLVRNIRADSTGKTGGVVYMPLPKLQKRILDCQFALSGDIPNLKVPVRDLARIEVGSVLMLSAPVSMPGKLTLEGKTYYEALPVRQGNNKAMQLMNAIHSKHTDVEAKEEEHHAGS
- a CDS encoding FliM/FliN family flagellar motor switch protein; this encodes MQAPEISSTKTLESLFCGALAKPFSDACTSTWHLALSTEPVPTAPALEDAVIFRCTFSGEVSGQGFALLRHAEVVTLGLQDMLDDTDAFGDEHAMALSSIFEASCNELCQHLSQKSPVTVQVERMSAPELPTDRLAELFLEAEGTKIRVSILLFFDQQLVTTYQNASAQTFSFPEVTGTSTSNLNLVLDVELNVTLRFGQRQLSLREVLDLTSGSVVELDRQVDEPVELVLDGKVVARGEAVIIDGNYGMRITQVLQQVTA
- a CDS encoding EscU/YscU/HrcU family type III secretion system export apparatus switch protein → MADSNKTEEATPKRRQKAREQGQVARSKELPSVLAIAGAIGALCMMSQSAVTHWTTFYRSMLDTASTSDLESNGPILFWGSVEVFRWIIPVLMSATVLSVAAGLAQGGLSIAPEAMQLKFERFNPASKVGQIFSLAGVSNMLKSLLPFGAIAWIGEACIRSNWGMLIRASSFGLRQLVTTLGGMIFEVAWKSALVLVAWAGVDYLLTWKKMEGDLKMSKEEIKEEYKQNDGNPLIKSRIRRLQRRMRKKQALAAAATATVIVTNPTHYAVALRYTPEMAAPEVVSKGMNLLAQQIKALGAENGIMILENKPLAQALYKTVEVGEVIPSTLYQAVADILVIVFRAQAEVRQQEAMRRNRNASGELVRR
- the fliR gene encoding flagellar biosynthetic protein FliR, giving the protein MQIPFADIIQAFLAIGVRLSGLMLFAPFLGSAVIPARIKAVLVVALTFVIYPLVSRSLTPQPLNDWPLLVFRELLVGVSIGIATSVVFEAVQMAGQILSIQMGYSLINILDPNTQVDTTVIAMFHQSIAMLIFLRLDVHLWLIRAIGNSFTYLPPGGAQLSRPFMFTLIGAGSAILSIGVQIAAPVLSATLLTDIVLGLLGKASPQLPLMLLGPAVKSLLGLAILFTSLKYWPDMFRVLFIDSMGFADRLLHLAAVAR
- the flgF gene encoding flagellar basal-body rod protein FlgF; amino-acid sequence: MDSGLYAACTALMARTDALDTIANNLANSSTGGFRARHTTFSSVLAGSGRPLASQLNEATNSYGLLGGSHLDMQQGSLARTGSDLDVGIDGPGFLTVKTASGNAYTRNGSLQVSTQGQLITATGEPVLGENGPITIPRNSSVTISADGTISANGAIAGKLKLVEFSATADPQSMGSSYYTVPDKDVVAASKSEVRQGMLEGSNVNPVASVIELINAQRAAEGMRHAMTMIDTEIDKTAAQDLPRVS
- the flhA gene encoding flagellar biosynthesis protein FlhA, with the translated sequence MSQAMSPAINVSTIPSGKQSNGLLKMLSSSGEWVVPIAAVAMVFVMLVPLPSFLLDLMLTVSITASVLVLLTAVQILKPVEFSVFPSLLLLLTLLRLSLDLASTRRILLHGNEGASAAGKVIEAFGQFVVGGNYIVGFVLFLALIAIQYLVVSHGAVRTAEVTARFTLDAMPGKQMAIDADLNAGLITEQQARKRREGVSREAEFCGAMDGAARFSQRDSLATILIMAINIIAGFLIGVFQQGIPFQEALKTYTILTVGDGLVSILPSLLVSVAGGIVVTRAASKESLGVNVRKQILNSPRLLWIGGGVLGALGLIPGLPKLAFFPVAGAMMFAAYKMKVEKPFEELESVEVSSPTAAKVGTAASAAEAMDSVLKLDELMLEVGVGLVPLVDAKQGGQLLSRVKALRKSLAQQLGFLVPSIHITDNLSLREGEYVVHLRGVEIARWELRRGFLLAISSDTGVPNLPGEETREPAFDVPAKWISRELQAQAIAAGYAVVDSTSVLAAHLAELIKRNAYELLTRSETKRLIDRLNDSHPKLIEELVPKLMSLGEVQKVLQQLLREQVSIRDLGTILESMVDTATTNKNQVALVEAARQAMGRALIRPLLDPRGELRVVTLDSSIEEECARAANMQAGQLSSSALQINVARRVLDSLRATFGDSIGDAPPVLLCSSPGRFYLRRLLEPFIPKVVVISPSEIPPMTLVQSLGVVR
- a CDS encoding sigma-70 family RNA polymerase sigma factor → MASAHTIYKMIAEEEGGFEERNELILQELPQVHYIASRMMERLPQHVELGDLVHAGVIGLLEAYRTFDNTKNAQFKTFAKFRIKGAILDSLRALDWGSRGIRRKAREIAEATLKLEGALGRSPSKEEISAELGLTIADLNEIQTQLNGLHLVGQEVTSSFEGETAHDLIESAPSSWDNPFEMYAKAESKAHLIRAISELSEREQLILSLYYREELTMKEVAEVVGLAVSRVSQIHSAVLAKLKAALGHLAPEDVSKPKGVGPRAVLKSAETVQLQRAR
- the flgG gene encoding flagellar basal-body rod protein FlgG; translation: MIRALYTAASGMTAQQLNLDNIANNLANSSTTGFQQRRLAFSDMLYQNTTSPGSAATQQTTNAAGLQVGLGVRPTSTETIQTQGDFNSTGNPLDLAISGGGFFQVLLPNGQTGYSRSGSFHMDSTGNVVTADGNPLQPAITIPPDATNITIGSDGTVSVVQPGTTQSAQIGSIQMALFVNPGGLNSVGNNIYLATTASGDPIIGTPGGSEGLGTIQQGTLEASNVSVVDEFVEMIVAQRSYESNSRVVKAADEMMQQLNQLSQ
- a CDS encoding HDOD domain-containing protein yields the protein MQEDQYAVVETSLYISDILSSSSPNRLLDSLPNIPTMMTTRLRLELLLQEPSIDLSAVSEVILSDPGATLQLLRLIGEEYPNDEDRPTRIEDCIVSFNSNRWYEVVCALSIPQSSHVLAHWEYWRRVAQCARELAKCVDGLSPEEAYLVGLLSQLGTLPHILGWNNDTGSSAEHSAVGVMLADYWHLPTYFCCAIQELQSPASSSRWGEILQMAQAVAIKSEPAAFQD